A portion of the Magnolia sinica isolate HGM2019 chromosome 17, MsV1, whole genome shotgun sequence genome contains these proteins:
- the LOC131231933 gene encoding ruBisCO large subunit-binding protein subunit alpha — protein sequence MASAANAISTAPILRSSPRQGSMRKVNQVGQKLNYNRATRSGRFVVRARAKDIAFDQVSRTALQAGIDKLADAVGVTLGPRGRNVVLDEFGNPKVVNDGVTIARAIELADAMENAGAALIREVASKTNDSAGDGTTTASVLAREIIKLGLLSVTSGANPVNIKKGIDKTVEGLVEELEKKARPIKGRDDVKAVASISAGNDEFIGTMIADAIDKVGPDGVLSIESSSSFETTVDVEEGMEIDRGYISPQFVTNQEKLIAEFENARVLVTDQKISTIKDIIPLLEKTTQLRAPLLIVAEDVTGEALATLVVNKLRGILNVAAIKAPSFGERRKALLQDIAILTGAEFQASDLGLLIENASIEQLGVARKVTITKDSTTIIADAATKDEIQARIAQIKKELAETDSVYDSEKLAERIAKLSGGVAVIKVGAATETELEDRKLRIEDAKNATFAAIEEGIVPGGGAAFVHLSACVPAIKDKLEDADERLGADIIQKALVAPAALIAHNAGVEGEVVVEKIRAGEWEIGYNAMTDKYENLVEAGVIDPAKVARCALQNAASVAGMVLTTQAIVVEKAKPKVAAAAPPQGLTV from the exons GGGAGCATGAGGAAGGTGAATCAGGTTGGGCAGAAGCTGAACTACAACAGAGCTACCAGGAGTGGTAGATTTGTTGTGCGAGCAAGGGCAAAAGATATTGCTTTTGATCAGGTTTCCAGAACAGCACTTCAGGCTGGCATTGACAAGCTTGCAGATGCTGTAGGAGTTACTCTTGGACCTAGAG GGAGGAACGTCGTTCTAGATGAGTTTGGGAATCCCAAAGTGGTTAATGATGGTGTTACAATTGCACGGGCTATTGAACTCGCAGATGCTATGGAGAATGCCGGTGCAGCTTTGATAAGGGAG GTTGCCAGCAAAACTAATGACTCCGCTGGTGATGGTACTACAACTGCATCAGTACTTGCACGAGAAATCATCAAATTAGGTCTATTAAGCGTCACTTCAGGTGCAAATCCAGTTAATATCAAGAAGGGCATTGACAAGACTGTGGAAGGGCTGGTGGAAGAGTTAGAGAAGAAAGCTAGGCCCATCAAGGGACGTGATGATGTCAAAG ccGTTGCTTCCATCTCTGCTGGCAATGATGAGTTTATTGGGACTATGATTGCTGATGCAATTGATAAAGTTGGGCCTGATGGCGTTCTATCCATTGAGTCCTCATCGTCCTTCGAGACAACCGTTGATGTTGAAGAAGGAATGGAG ATTGACAGAGGCTATATCTCCCCACAATTTGTTACAAACCAGGAGAAGTTGATTGCAGAATTTGAGAATGCTAGAGTTTTAGTGACCGATCAGAAGATTTCCACAATAAAGGACATCATTCCTCTGTTGGAGAAGACTACCCAATTAAGGGCACCTCTGCTCATTGTTGCTGAAGATGTCACGGGTGAGGCCTTGGCTACTCTTGTTGTGAACAAGCTACGGGGTATTTTAAATGTTGCGGCAATTAAAGCGCCTAGTTTTGGTGAGAGGCGAAAGGCATTGCTTCAAGATATTGCAATCTTAACAG GAGCTGAATTCCAAGCCAGTGATCTGGGTCTGCTAATAGAGAACGCTTCAATTGAGCAGCTCGGCGTGGCAAGGAAGGTGACCATCACCAAGGACTCCACCACCATCATTGCTGATGCTGCAACCAAAGATGAGATCCAAGCCCGAATCGCGCAGATAAAGAAGGAGCTGGCTGAGACTGACTCTGTCTATGACTCCGAAAAGCTGGCTGAGAGAATCGCCAAGCTCTCCGGTGGTGTTGCTGTCATAAAGGTTGGAGCTGCGACGGAGACGGAGCTTGAGGACCGTAAGCTACGGATTGAGGATGCCAAGAATGCCACCTTTGCTGCCATTGAGGAGGGGATTGTGCCGGGTGGTGGCGCTGCATTTGTTCACCTCTCTGCTTGTGTTCCTGCGATCAAGGATAAGCTTGAAGATGCAGATGAACGGCTGGGAGCCGACATCATACAGAAG GCACTGGTGGCACCCGCAGCTTTGATAGCGCACAATGCTGGTGTGGAAGGAGAGGTGGTGGTTGAGAAGATAAGGGCAGGTGAGTGGGAGATTGGATACAATGCAATGACAGACAAGTACGAGAACCTTGTTGAAGCTGGGGTGATTGACCCAGCCAAGGTCGCCAGATGTGCATTGCAGAATGCAGCGTCAGTGGCTGGGATGGTCCTAACAACACAGGCTATTGTGGTTGAGAAGGCCAAGCCTAAGGTGGCGGCAGCAGCTCCACCACAAGGCCTTACCGTGTGA